Within the Gaiellales bacterium genome, the region GGAAGGTGTCGACACGATGGCTGTCGAGGACATTGTCAAGGAACTGAACAAGCTCTCCGTGCTCGAGTTGGTCGAGCTGAAGAAGGCGCTCGAGGAGGAGTGGGACGTGACCGCCGCGGCGGCCGCCCCCATGATGGTCGCGGCGGGTGCTCCCGCTGCCGGTGGCGGCGAGGGCGGCGGCGAGGAGGAGAAGGACTCCTTCGACGTCGTGCTGACCGGTGCGGGCGACAAGAAGATCCAGGTGATCAAGGTCATCCGCGAGCTCACCGGCCTCGGTCTCAAGGAGGCCAAGGCGGTGGCGGACGAGGCGCCCAAGCCCGTCAAGGAGGGCGCCGCGAAGGACGAGGCCGAGCAGATGAAGGCAAAGCTCGAGGAGGCCGGCGCCACTGTCGAGCTCAAGTAGAACGCTGAGGGCTCCCGCGGTTGAGCGCCCCGGGCCGGTTCGCGCCGGCGCCGGGCGCTCTGCCGCGCCTTCTCCCGGCGTCGACACGGCTGCCGCCGGTAACATCTCCCCTGTGGAAAAGGCATCCTGCATCCGC harbors:
- the rplL gene encoding 50S ribosomal protein L7/L12, with the translated sequence MAVEDIVKELNKLSVLELVELKKALEEEWDVTAAAAAPMMVAAGAPAAGGGEGGGEEEKDSFDVVLTGAGDKKIQVIKVIRELTGLGLKEAKAVADEAPKPVKEGAAKDEAEQMKAKLEEAGATVELK